The Neodiprion pinetum isolate iyNeoPine1 chromosome 5, iyNeoPine1.2, whole genome shotgun sequence genome segment ctacacactctcggaattgttttttttttcattctttttttctcttctcggttatcaaaaacacaaaaaagaaagcggaattaagtaaaaatatgaaataaaaaaaaacgtaagaaaaaaaaagtcggtcCACTCTcactttcttttattttctctcttctgaGTTACCCGTAATAAAAAAGGGGCGAggattaagtaaaaaaaagaggcgccaaaaacggggaacaaatcgattcactttcggtattttattgtttcaattatttgttctcttctaaaagaaaaaaataaatgaaaaacaaattaaaaaaataaaaagcgacCCGGGATCGAACCCTTGTCCCGCAATACTCCATCCTCATGTGCGATCCACTCAGCTGCGCTACAGCTACGTCTGTATACGCGCGTTTGCTCGATATGTTTACGGAGCTTActtggaattcgctgatgATTCTttggaagattcagttcgagaaaaaagtaatttcccccaaccacttgcccattgcacattttgcataaatattatcgagctggcttcgtatatttttacatagactgcgtgtacaaatattcgagaacaccaggcgtcacatattttcatatcaataaaaaaataatatttattaataaaaaaaaacaagtattCGGGCTGGaaatggttaattattttggttcagcgtccgctgattgaatccaaaatttatcaaatctggagatacttttattcactGACATTCGTaattgaaacaagaaaaatcccaattcttgcattcctggaaacatctgtgcgagcggggacaaggatgcgattggcaaccacttgctcgagcgaccgagtatatctatatatacacgattgtgggccagcttcggtgcatggccgcctaggtgtcaggtcggaaatgggccgcctaggtgtcaggtcggaaatgggccaccttcggtgcgtgaccgcctaggtgtcacgtcgacgctccaatctagctggtattacgaaaagccgagcgttggagatccccctactcatctctgctTCAAATTCCAGCTTCCGAAGTCGTACTCGCCATTTCCGTGCTCTGGCCAATTGGACCCCCCTCGTCCGTCACACCCAGgttctttctcttttatcgGTAATCCGCAAAAGATGGGTCGCTGTCAATTCTTCGTTATCGTAAATACAGTCCGTACGCGCTTTACTTTACTTTGTCTATTCCCTCAAGGCGCTCGTCATGACTTCTCTCCGAGCGCGCACCCTAACAACCATCGACCGCTCATTCGTCGTCGATACCGTACACTTCTCGATTGATTGATCACACATTAGATAACCGCTCAGGTCAAGGCACCCCCCTACGGACCTACCTATCACTGAGTCCCGTAGTAACTGCTTTGGCGGCTTATTCAAACTGTGACAATGTCAACGACGTAATCACGAGCCGCGCATTACGCCATATCTAGCGGTAATCTTCCACAACGCATGACCACGCCGTAATcgatattcgccacagggggatggcctatttgcggtgggggtcaaccaaCCAATCAAAGGGATGAAGAATTACCTCACGACAGcggcgagatcggcgagccgaaCTCTGACCTCTgtctattctacgcttgactCGCTAGACGGCAGCTCCCCTACGTCGGCTGTCACCTTGTCGTGGTGTAGGGGCTTGATGGCCGCGATGAATCTTGACGACCCGACGCCCCGGGGCTTCAAAACCCCGTGGCGGAAGTGATTCTAGACGAGCGTCCACTAAGAACAGTCTGCCCAGCCCCTTGGGGCTGGGTGTATGAATGATTGTTTGAATGGGCGATGCGTACATGGGATGCGGTTGGGGCCCCTGGGGCGAGATCTCAGAGACTAGCCAAGGAAGGAGTAGTTGCCGACCGACCGGGGCTGCGGGTGAAGTCAGTACCTTTACCGGGCTTCTGTGGCGTACTACGGGTAAACGTTAGCCCACGGAACTTCGGTTCCCTGGCGAAGGTCCCAGGAAACCACATGTTCAAAGTGGGAGAACCGCTCCTCGCAGCTGACTGGAGCCAATCTGGGAGTCAAACCTCGGATCCCGTGCGCATGTGTGGAGGATTACCTGGTCAGTATTTCCTCATACCCGACGTCCGGTAGGTCAAATCCGGCAACGTCTTACTGGGTCGGGGCCTACCCTGTTTCGGATTGACAGGGGAATCCCCGGCCTGGCGACGTTAAAGATGTAGGGATGGGGGGTTCGCGCGGATAGGGCAGACCACCCGACAAGTCGATAGCGGCTTCCGTGCGAGGGGGGGTAGGTACTTTCCGGCGGGGACAGACGCCATACCGCGGTGTGGCTGCTATGATGGCCGAACCGTCGTAAGATCTCAACAATTAAATATGGATTCTTTCTTTCACCCAGCAAAAGTAAACAAACAAAGGATAGGGGACGCAGGACAGGAGGACGAGAGCGCGGGGGCACGAGACAACGCACCGAGAAGGCCGATGAGCGGGGAGGGCCCGAGCACTCACCGCGGCAACGATACACCGGAACCAGGAGGTGGAGAGGAACCGCTCTTCACGGCATCGGACGCCACACCGCTTCCGCAAAGGAACAAGCGGAAAGGAGAGGAGCTGACACCACCGGACGGACGCCCGGGCTCTGAGGAAGAGCTGTTTCAACCAAGGCAGCTTGGGGAAAAGGCAGGGTGTGCACAGCGGGAGGGGCCTCCCCGGCAATCAGAACTCTCCACAACAGAGGATGAGCTAGGCGAGGGGGCCTCCTCGGAACAGGAGGAAGAGGGAAGGGTGCGGAGGGGCCTGCGCCCCAAGGGCAAAAAGAGGCGCAAGACCACACCCAATGCAAAGCCCAGCGAGGGGCCCGGGGGGATGGCGAATGAGGGATCGGAGCGGGACGAACCAGGTCCGAGCACGAGGCCGGCGACGGGGCCCGCCCCGCCAGCACCGACAACGTCGCGGCAACCCAAACCGCAGAGGAGAACGGCCGCGAGTTCGCTGGAGAGCTCCCCAGAGGGAGTAGGCCCACTAGAATACCGGGTCATGTCTGCGGCGGACCTAGGGGCTCAGATACGGGAATGGCTGGAGGAGACGGATGCCATCCGGGCCAAGTGTCGGTCCATCTCGGGAAGGCTGAGTGGCGACATAAAGAAGCGGCTAAGCTGGGCGAAGGAGGCACTGCTAACCCTTACAGGGAAGGCAGTATCGGCCTACGACCCTGCACCGCTGAGGGCGCGAAACACGGAGCTCTCAGCCCAGCTCCGCAAGGCTGAAAGGGAGAAGGAGGAAGCGCAGCGGGAACTCGCGGAGGTAAAGCGGGAATTAGAGAGAGCCAAGGAGCAGGCGGTCGACCGTAGCGTGACGACCTACGCCCGCGTGACCAGAGACGGGGGAGCAGGAGGAGGGGCGAGGGCCACCTCACGATCGGACAGAATGGGACAGGGCCGAGCGCTCACTCCGCTCAACGTAAGGGCTGCTAAAAACAGGCACGAAGGCCTTGACCCAGCAGCGGAAACGCCGACGCCCGGTAGCGCTCCGGATTCAGGGCTACGACTAACGGAGGCCGAGCTTGGGCTACTCCCGGCCAGCCTTAGAGAAAGGGAGACAGCCCTTGAGCGGCAGCTGACCTCCATCGGTGAAGTCTGGAAGGAACTAAGGAAGATGTCGCGACAGATCCAGCTCCTGGGGGACATGGACAGAGGGAGGGCGTCGCAAACACCGGTTGAACCCGAACCCCCCGCAACTACAAGCGGGATAATCGAGACCCGCGGAGGTGCAACCGACACACCAAGGGTGGGCGGCGAAGACGGGTGGACAACCGTTGGTAACGGTAGGCGGAACCCAAGGAGGGATCAGGGTGAGGCCGCCAGAGCAGAGCCGCCAGCAGGGGCTCCCGCCGCGGCCCGGCAAACCGCCGCCAGGCCTACCGGCGGACGGCAACACGAAGGGAACGCTAACGCACAGGTGACCGTGGCTAAGAAGAACGCGAGTCGGAGGCCCCCGAGATCAGCCGCCGTGGCGATCAAGGGGACCGGGAACAATGTTAACTACGGGGAAATATTGCGCAGGGCAAGAGAGAAGATCTCCCTCACGGAGCTGGAAATGCCAGCGACCAAGATCCGGCGCTCTGCCAACGGGGGAGTACTGATCGAAGTAGCCGGCCCAGATGGAGCGCAAAAAGCCGACGTACTGGCGGCACACCTCGGCGAGATGACGAGGGTCGAATACGGGGACGCGGTTCGAATCTCGCGCCCCACCACCAAGGGAGAAATCCGAGTCCTGGGCATGGACGACTCCGTAACAGCGGAAGAGCTTGCCGCCATAATGGCTGCAACAGGAGGGTGCGGAATCGAGGCGGTAAAGGTCGGACCCCTGCGGGAGATGACCAACGGCCTGCGGAGCGCGTGGGTCCAGTGCACGCTGGGAGCGGCCACGAAAATAGCCGCAAAGGGGAAGATACCGGTAGGATGGACGACGGTGCGAGTCAACCTCCTCGAGGCCCGACCGCGGCAATGCTTTCGGTGCTGGGAATTCGGTCACATTGGGGCGACCTGCAAGGCACCCAAAGCACGCGGGGCAGCGTGCTACAGGTGCGGCGGCGAAGGGCACCAGGCGCGAACGTGCACGGCGGCTCCCAGATGCGCCATCTGCGCAGAGAGGGGCGGCAACAGCGCGCATAGAATGGGTTCCGGACAATGTCCGGCAGTAGAGGAGCGGGGTCGGAGGCCCGCAGCGGTGACGAACCGAAATGGCCAGGCTGCCCCAAGTACTGCGAGTGTTGCAGTGAAACCTCAACCGTAGTTGGCGGGCCCGGGACCTGCTGGCACAACACACGGCAGAGACGGGGACGGACGTGTGTATCATCTCGGCGCCACCCACCGCCTCGGACTCGCCGCGCTGGGTCAGCAGCAGGGAGGGACGGGCAGCAGTAACCTGGGGGTCAGGGGACTTTCGGCAAGGTTGCCGGCTAGGTAGCAGAGGAGAGGGATACGTTTCCGTTATCTGCCGTCAGATAACGGTCATCTCCGTATATATCTCCCCAAACATCACCTTGGAGGATTTCACCGCACGCCTCGATGACCTAGGGGAGGCCGTCCGATCAGCAGACCGCAACCAGGGGGTAATAATGGGCGGGGACTTCAATGCCCGCTCACCAGCGTGGGACCCCACAGGCGCGAACCGTAGAGGAGAGATCCTGGAGAGCTGGGCAGCATCCCTCGGGCTCTGCCTACTCAATACCGGCGCAACGGCGATCTGCGTCAGACCCCAGGGGTGTTCAGTCGTGGACACCACCTGGGCCACACCGGGCCTAGCCGTAAGGGTAAGGGGATGGAGGGTTCTCACGGGGATCAAGAACCTCTCGGACCATCGGTACATCGCCTTCGAGGTGGTGGACCGTCCTCAGGCCGGTGAACCCTCGCCGAACAGAGGAACGACTGGCCGCCGTTGGAACCTAAACAAGTTCAAGGAGGAGAGGTTCCACGAGTCCTTAGCGCTACAGCTGGCGTGGGGACCGACTGGACCGGACCGGATGGCGGCAAATGGGCTTGCCAGGTGGATCGGGCAGGCGATGATAGAAGCCTGCAACGCGGCGGCGCCCAGGTCCCGCCCACCTCCGCACAGGAAATCCGTGCACTGGTGGACCGACGAAGTAGCCGAGCTGCGCAGGGCCTGCATCCGAACTATGAGACGGATGACAAGGCGTGACCACACCCTGCGGGCGGGCTCGCTGTGGGAGGCGGAATACAAGGAAGCCAAACGCAAACTGCGAGAAGGGATCAAGGCAGCCAAGGCTCGGGCCTGGCAGGACCTGATCAGTGCAGTGGAGACGGACCCCTGGGGACTGCCGTACAGAATGGTGTTTAACAGGCTGCGGGGGTCCTCACCAGGATTGACGGAGACCCTGGACCCGGCCATCACCGAGCGGCTGCTGTCCTCTCTATTCCCGCACCGGGCTTCGCGCGGCGAAGACCAACGGGAGGAGGAGGCAGAGGCACGCGGAGAAGAGGGATGGCGAGACGAGTGGGCAGTGAGCCCGGAAGAGGTCCGCACGGCCCTCAAAAAGGGGGGGCAAAGGAACACGGCACCGGGACTGGACGGGGTGAAGGGGAAGATCTGGGCTATCGTCCCAGACGACATGGTGGCCCTCCTAGCCCAGTGCTACTCCAAGTGCCTACAGGAGAGGGAGGTTCCCTGGGAGTGGAAGACGGCACGACTGGTGCTTATCCCCAAAGGGGGGAGCATGGCGGGGGACCCGCTGCCAAAGGTCAGGCCCATATGTCTGCTGAGCGAAATCAGCAAGGGCTTCGAGCGAGTGGTAGTCGAGCGGCTGAAAGGGTGGATGGCGGAAAACCCTGCGGCGGATCTCGCAGAGGGTCAGTACGGCTTCCGGGAGGGCAGGGCAACGTGCGACGCGCTGCTGAAGGTGCGCGGATTTGTGGTGGGCGCGTGGTCAAGGGAGGGGGGGGGTGGCCATCGCGGTCTCCCTAGACGTAGCTAATGCCTTTAATAGCGTGCCGTGGGGGGCCATACTGACGGCCCTAAAGGACAGAGAGGTGCCGAGGTACCTCCGAAGGGTGACGGGGTCGTACCTGAGCGATCGGGAACAACGGGACGCTATCCCGTGCGCGCAGGGGTCCCGCAGGGGTCGGTATTGGGCCCACTCCTGTGGAACCTCTGCCTCGACGGGGTCCTTCGGGTACGCAGGGAAGAGGGGTGCGACGTTCTATGCTACGCGAACGATACGCTGGTTCTCAGCTCGGCGGGGGACATGGCTACCGCGATCGTCTTAGCTGAGGTCCAGGTGGCGACGGTCGTGAGGCGAATTAACCGCCTGGGGCTGACGGTGTCGGCCACCAAAACCCAGGTGGTTGCGTTTACCAAGGGCCGGGAATGGCGACACTGGGCAACGCAGAGCCCATGCCTCAGGGTAGGGGGGGAGGCAGTTGCGATAAGTAGCTACATGCAGTACCTGGGAATTACGCTAGACGCCCGGCTCAACTTTCGTGAGCACTTCGCGCGAGTGGAGAGCAAGGTGGCGAAATCGACGCGTGCGTTATTCAGGCTGATGCCAAACCTGCGGGGACCCACAGAACAGAGGAGGAGGCTGTACGCGGAGGTGATATACGCGATCATCCTCTACGGAGCTCCAGCGTGGAGCGACGCGACGTCTGACCGCGCCGTTAAGCGACGGCTACAAAGAATGCAACGTACGGTACAGATAAGGGTCGCATCGGCGTACCGTACCGTATCTCTGGTAGCAGCATCCATGCTGACGCGATCACCGCCGCTGGACCTGGTAGCGAGGGCGCGAGCTCGTACGTTCCAAAGCGTCCGGGAACAACAACGCGCGGGAGGGATCAATGCAGCAGGCAAACGCGCCCTGGCGGCGTTGGAACGGGCAGCCGTAGCTAGGGAATGGAAGGCGGACCTGAGCAGGCCCAACCTCCCCAGCGGGCGCCTCAGAGGGGCCATACTGGCGAATTGGGAGGAGTGGCTTAGCGCGGAACACGGGGGGGTAACTTTCCACCTAACCCAAATCGCGACGGGCCACGGGTGCTTCGAGAGCTACCTACACAGGATAGGCAGAGCCGCGGACCCGGTATGTAAGCAATGCGGGGGGGCCGTGGATACAGCGGAACACACGGTGGAGGCGTGCCCGGCCTGGGAGACGAAGCGCGAACAACTACGCGGAGTCACAGGGGCGGACCTGACGCTACCGGCGCTGGTTAAAGTCATGACGAGGAGCAGGGAAGGGTGGGCAGCGGTCTCGAGGTTCGCGAGCGCCATCATGAGGGAAAAGGAGCAAGCTGAGCGGATGCGCCAGCGGGGCCTAGCGCGCGCGGCGGAAAGAGTTTCCAGCGACACGGGCTCGGGGGGATAAAGGAGTTGCGCATCTCCGAAATGGGAAACAGGATGAGGGGTGGCGCAAGCAGGTCCCGGTAACTACGGGTAGGGGCCCGGAAGGGCTGGCGGGGCCGGGTGCCGGCGGGCCTCCCCTCCGCCCTCTGCGGTAGGGCTGTGGTGTGTGCGGGGCGGGGGTGCCGATCTCGGAGGTTGCGGGGGTGGAGGCGGGCGGGGGCGCTCGTGGCGTCGTTGACGATAGGATAGCAGGTGACAGGTTAGAAGTATCGTCACGGGCGCCCGTGCTCCGCCTCCTTCCCCTTTCCCCTCTACTTCCGCCCCCCGTTCCCCCCCCGTGGTTCCTGCCAATATGGGGGCGGAGAAGGACGGCTTTGCTGGTGCTTCTGCTTCCCGGCGCCCGAGGGGATGGGCGGCCAACGGAGGGGGGCAAAAACCAAGCCGCTGGCGCAGGGAGGCAGCGTCCGCACGCTGAGCGGCTCCAGCGATGGAGCATCAGCCAACAGCGAGAAACCGGAGCTGGTCCCGAGGCATGACGTGAGCCAAGCATCGTGAACCGAGCGGATTGGGAGGGAGGGGAGACGCAACTCCCAAGCTAGGAGCGAGCGCATAGGCGCTGAGGTGCCGGGAGACCCCCCGAAGTTATGCTTCGGTGGTTCCGGGGAGTCTCCCATCCCGTACCAGGGTGGCCGGTGGGTTTTTAGTGGGGGCGGGTCCCACACTGCCCTGCGTTTCTTGCGTGAAACGCAGGGTGTGCATAAGGCATTTTCccatcgtaaaaaaaaaaaaaaaaaaaaaaaaagacggcAGCTACGATTTTCCGTATTCTCCCGATTTAAGCTAACCGATACTTCCTTCTTTACCTTATCGCTATTATTCTACCGTTTATTATACCGCTATCGTTATCTATCGTTTATTCACCACCCTCTACCGTTGTAATACCTTTAGCTTCATCCTTTCCGTTAAATTACCTTCCCTCCTCATTTTCTCTCGCTATTTCCTTTTAGtctattttgaaataaattcagtATTCTGTGCCTGAAATCGTCCATTAAGGCTTCTGGCTTTgtattgtatcgttacgaagttgctcatgatttccattttctttcttattgtATTTATCGTTTCGTGGTTGCATCGTATGATGCCgattttgtgtgaatcatggtccacggcttagAGTTGcggtaagccgccgtgtgactgcatgatttcagtaattaataatttccgTGTCTGAGTGGcctcgtaactgccgaataatgaattcttttgtatttatgaattttctgattatttatgaatttctaTTAGTCTGCTTCTGTagtttctatcgtattttgagcaGAATTGGGCAGCAGAAATTACTTTCGTCATTTCATTAcccgtaaattacaattactgtgaataactgtaatatttagtaactaattacaattgcgggaaataattataaattttgatttaccaaTTACAGTTAGtataaacaattgtaattttatgattatcaactacaattactcgaaataattgtaatttttttgttgtcaattaaaattacttgaaaaaattgtaatttttttgctaataattacaattacttgaaacaattgtaatttttctgttatccattacaattaatggaaatgattgttttttttcaaatttcaattgtttttcataatttatttaaacaaattacctTTGGAAACGTAATGTCGAATTctcaacataatttcaaattccgaaaacaTCGGGAACTTCATGGAGCTTACATATTCACATTGACTGGTCaagcaaattatttaaacaaattaatttttcaaagtaatgtgAAATCCTCGATCAGCTACCCAAAAAACTTTGGTAACCATAGCCCATTCACATATTGACTGTAAAAGACTTGTTCCGATCACACCATTTGAATACTCCAAATACggagtaaatttatttgtctatttgttattatttcacaggaataacgttagagaaaaaaattcaattggacCACATCGTGTGGTTTACAATtactcaaaagaattttaataatgtcTGATTCAATTACAATCACTGaggataattgaaatgatttctgatcaaattccaatcactcaaagtaattttgataaactttgattaaattcaaattactcaatgtaattttaatgaaatccaattcaattacaattactggaaataatttcgatggACTCTGAGTCAATtacaattatcaaaagtaatttcaccgaactccgattcaattattattactgaaaataatttcaatggaattcgatgtcattaaaaattatccctagtgatttgtaattgttaattttttattacaattttgcccAGCACtgattttgagccctattggcttccACCTcggtttcataattttttttaatactagTGTgtcttgtattttatttctggaattacttattatatttttatacatatcctgcctattgtatcgtatatcgagttccttggagtataACCGAGCGTAGAATTAGCCTTTAAATACTACCGCACCTTTTTCTATTGCTATTGGCaatcttatattatttttgcttgtTATTCTATTCTCCGTGTCTTTTCGCAGTATCATATTCCCTTTTTAATATGAGTTTTGCGTATAATTCTTGATTCTTTTTGTACTGaggtgtatttagtgtatttttttattttgcgaaCTCTCCgaatttctcactctctcataattttttattctctcgaAAGTTACGTTTTAagatttctttatttaattCTTCGGGTCCCTAAATATTGTAGATTATTGATTCTATCATTAATAAATAACCCTCCCGAAAATTATCTCTCGTACTTGACCGTTAAATCTAGTCTATCGTTTACGCTACcgattttttgtaaattattaatGAATGTCAATCGTTCGCACTGGTTAGAATCTATGGTGAATTCGTCCTATTCTCCCGTTATTACCTCCCGAGCTATCGTTATTGtgttttctaccgattgcAATAAAGTTCTCACTCTCGTTTTTAactaaccgaataataattcgcgtagcgtcatttgcaacttgggtaagatcacgtcacCCAGTGACATGTAGTTTTaagtaaattcttgcattatatcgcttcTCCCGACCTACGCTCATTTTTCACTGTTAACTCTCGTCTTTCGTTTCAAAGCTATCGTTTAATtctattctaccgaaatttCTGTGAACAACTATTGCCTGTTTTGTAAACTACTGCTATCGATGCCATATGATTTGCCTGTCGTAAACCTGTAAACTACTTGACAATATATGACTTATTGACCTGTTCTTTTTCCCTGACTTGTggttattctttattttcttcaattctttaATTAtcgttagctgccttgaataccgccaATTTACCAGTTTGTGTGAgtacctgagcctagccagccaaacaacgggttctctagtTATTTTCTGTATGGCGTCGTATTGTTTTCTTGATtcgtattattgtttgaaaattcgacgCTACCAtgtctggcgcccaacgtaatcgattttgttatagtttagTGTTCAGAATAagtggagaatcgcgccaaagtgtcaacggtaagtacTCATCtgagggtaacagaatttagcatTGCAGCATATGTATTACTAAACCTTCTCAAGCATTTTCTCTGCTGACATTCGACATTCATGTGAATTAATGTGCAATGCCTTACTTTCATATGAACCAAAAGACCTTTGGGCGTAGAAGCGTGAAACTGACAAAACGAACATTGAAACATCTCTGACTTATTTCTATGGACGACGACTGCAAATAGGTAACTTGGAAAATTGTCATAAAACTCCTAGTTAAAagtacaaataataataacataagAAGGCAGCCCTATCAAGATGATGGAATAACCATACTAGCATCGTAACAAGTTCCATGATTTAAGATATTTGTCCATCCCATTTGGTCTTAAATTTGTAAAGGCTTTACTGTATTAAATATCAGATGTGTTCGCTGGCCGGAGAATACTGGGCGTTCAACACGTGGAAGCTCTTGAAACTTATATCTAGTGCTTTGAGAGCGGATGGAAACTTGTACAGTATCGAATCGATTCCCACGTAAGAACTGTGCATACTCTCCAGAGATGGACCAACAACAATTACGTAGGTTTGAACTGTCACTCCAAGGCTCGTCAATTTTTGCCTTTTGGTTTCTTGGGCACCCTCTATGTCTCCTCGGtgctaaaaaaaagttctacgTGTAAATAATCCAAGTATAGAAGATAATGCGAAGTTATTACGAGTAAACTATTAAATAAAactgtaaacaaaaattaatatgaaATTTGGTAATGCGCATGCGTTAGATTCGCTCAATAATTAATAAGTGTGCAAATGTGAAGTTTACGACGGAAAATGTAgattaaattttgtataaatagTTTTATCTTATATGTATTTAAtctttcattgaaaaatactgAACCGAAACTTGAGCTCATATGATTTCCTAACTTTGCTCACCTTAACGTGAATGATTATACGCTCCTGGGATTCAGCAATAGATGGTTTCCAGTGTTAAGTCTTGTAACGAATTCTTCCTTTTGGTGGTATCAAATATGGCAGGACAAATAGTTAAATAACTGCTCCGCAATATGTATAGATaaatattgtgacgtggatttttcccgctcctcggtcactcggagaaaatgaccgagaacttaccgcgtgcacaataatttggcgtccacgatgtccCCTGAACCTGCAATAAgaccgcgaaatttgttgggcacctggcgtggtcaacacgcctcgaaatcggtaatacgatataccgcgaccatatgctcggtagctcagtaccacggagaggggaggggtaatctttgggtagagagagatacgccACACGTACGTTGacaagttatttcacaaagcaGCGAGAAAGTTAAAcagtatatttcaaaatagtgataatacaaaaaaaaaattaaaaataataacaatactgcgGACGCTTGTCCTCGCGATCCCAAACGCAAGCGCTTAgcttacaaaaaaaagaaacgagccaacaaaataatcaatcaagaagaagaaaagaaaaaaaaagataaaacaaaaatatgaagGGATCCCGAAGACCTCTACAGCCTACGTGCGCCAGTCACTATACTACTCGTGACCGCTAATTCACACACTAAAAGAAACCAATGGCAAAATCGGACGCGACGCGCTGCTCGCGAACGTCCTTTACAAAACGGCgctgatcgccaacttaatactaactgattattcaaaaaaaaaaaactaaactgaggcgaggctcgtcgcgacacCCACGACCCTCCTCTAAGAACGCATATTTTTATCAGCGCGCACCCGAGCTTTATTTTCTCTGCGACGGCAGGAcgcagtcgcgaattcgaatgctccccgtgtgactgctcgcgacctacacgagaatgGAGGGTGTACCGGACGAAGTaaaatgaccccgtgtaacggacttcGGTTACACTCAAACTCGAGGCAATAATGTCTCAGCTCAACCCGTGACTCGACTCGATTTCCTGGATCCCCCGAAATTAACGCTACTCCCTTACGCGCAACttaggctacggtcaccaagcaaatGTATCGGCTAAAGAATCTCGAGTACAATTGTTAACGCCAATCCTCACTGGCTATCCgtcctcggcaagcctttttAATAATGATCTCTCGAGATTTTCTCGCAAGAAGGTtaacagcgcttaccgctccacatccaatGCACGAACGGGCCCACTCCCTCGTGATCCCTGGTTGTCATTTTCCGTACCCACGCTACcaacgagaaaagaaacacGCAAACTAGCCTAGCTCACTCGCTCGCTACGAACGCCAGAACTTGAGTGATCtcggatggtcgcaacgccgatctcgtcacgctaatttttcgtgacgtcatcaacctaagaatgcgcaacaatcgatcggtcatcgattttg includes the following:
- the LOC124220329 gene encoding uncharacterized protein; its protein translation is MRTWDAVGAPGARSQRLAKEGVVADRPGLRVKSVPLPGFCGVLRVNVSPRNFGSLAKVPGNHMFKVGEPLLAADWSQSGSQTSDPVRMCGGLPAKVNKQRIGDAGQEDESAGARDNAPRRPMSGEGPSTHRGNDTPEPGGGEEPLFTASDATPLPQRNKRKGEELTPPDGRPGSEEELFQPRQLGEKAGCAQREGPPRQSELSTTEDELGEGASSEQEEEGRVRRGLRPKGKKRRKTTPNAKPSEGPGGMANEGSERDEPGPSTRPATGPAPPAPTTSRQPKPQRRTAASSLESSPEGVGPLEYRVMSAADLGAQIREWLEETDAIRAKCRSISGRLSGDIKKRLSWAKEALLTLTGKAVSAYDPAPLRARNTELSAQLRKAEREKEEAQRELAEVKRELERAKEQAVDRSVTTYARVTRDGGAGGGARATSRSDRMGQGRALTPLNVRAAKNRHEGLDPAAETPTPGSAPDSGLRLTEAELGLLPASLRERETALERQLTSIGEVWKELRKMSRQIQLLGDMDRGRASQTPVEPEPPATTSGIIETRGGATDTPRVGGEDGWTTVGNGRRNPRRDQGEAARAEPPAGAPAAARQTAARPTGGRQHEGNANAQVTVAKKNASRRPPRSAAVAIKGTGNNVNYGEILRRAREKISLTELEMPATKIRRSANGGVLIEVAGPDGAQKADVLAAHLGEMTRVEYGDAVRISRPTTKGEIRVLGMDDSVTAEELAAIMAATGGCGIEAVKVGPLREMTNGLRSAWVQCTLGAATKIAAKGKIPVGWTTVRVNLLEARPRQCFRCWEFGHIGATCKAPKARGAACYRCGGEGHQARTCTAAPRCAICAERGGNSAHRMGSGQCPAVEERGRRPAAVTNRNGQAAPSTASVAVKPQP